The stretch of DNA GAGATGAATCAAGACCAAGTGgcctgctgggcgcggtggctcacgcctgtaatcccagcactttggaggccaaagcaggcagattacttgagcgcaggagttcaagaccagcctgcgcaacatggcaagatcctgtctttacaaaaaaatacaaaaattagccaggcagggtggcgtgcacctgcagtcccagctactcagggggctgaagcaggagaatcccttgaacccaggaggtcgaggctgcagtgagctgtgatcaggccactgcactccagcctggggaacatgagggagaccttgtcttaaaacaaaacaaaagacctaGTGCCGGAGCTTTCACTACTCTCAGGGAGGCTgcctgtgggaagtagaaaagctcctttttaaagtttcctttcttgttaaagaataaataataagtgtgctaataactttgttaagccctatgctatgtagctgttagacacgccatgcttacaggcacatagtacgttctatgtccttgtactttaaccaagatatcagTGCTGGAAGTGCTCACAAGCATGTCCCAGCTCttcactgcttttacctgtttagaaaagttttaagttattagccaatcaggttttagtttaaattgtgagaTTTGGCTCCAGCCAatagagatcagacacagcagtaaggacgaccccaaatgcataagagataaatgtgtgtgttttcctttgttcactgtactcttgtggcaagatggctggtgagagtacccttcctgcagtccaggaagtaaaagttgCATTGCCGAAAgacctttgtctcagtgctgatttttctttgtggcaccaagcatctatttccaacactgCCTAAAGCCCTACCTGAAAAGGATGCGAGGTTTGTGTGTCCAAGGGTCAGCCTGGGAAGGGGCAGGGCTATTGTGGTTCCCAAGGAGAGCCCAGACAAGCACTCGGCTGAAGGAGCCTCAGGAGTGAAGGTGGAAGACCACTTAACACAGAGTGCTTGGGGCCTGCAGGAAGGAGCTGCGTGCCCAAGTGTCATTCGCATGCCTCTATTGAAGGGCCCAGTTCTTGATGGCCACTGTGGCTGTGACCAGTGTGGACTGAAACACAGGGTTCTCTGCAAAGAGTACAGCCATCTAGAGAGGCCCCGGGTAGGACCTGTGCAGGATCTTGGGAGCAGAAGGGATCCAGTGACAATAGAGCTGGAGCTTCCTCCAGTAAACCTTGGAGAATTAGGGCAAGTTACATTCaatttgaaaaaatgaaagaagtgcAACTTCTACTCCAGGTCAGAATAGAAGCCATTCCAGTGAACTGAAGTGTCCCTCCTAAAATTCACACGCTggagccctaacccccaatgtaactgtatttggagatgcaGCTTTTAGGCGGTAACTAAGGTAACATGAACTAAGGGTGGGGCCTGATCCCACAGGATTAGTGTCTTTAGAAGAAGAGACACGGagagtttgtttcctttctctctgactcTGAGGACACGGTGAGAAGGTGGTCATTGGCAAGCCAGGAAGAGcggcctcaccagaaactgacCCTGCCAGACCTCGATCtgagatttctagcctccagcactgtgagacaTAAATTCCTGTTGTTCGAGGCACCCAGCCTGCAGTGTTCTATTATGGCAGCTCAAGTAGACTGACAACATAATTGCCATATATGGGTGTTTTTTGCAGTGTAAAGTCCCAGGGAAGAAATACCAATAGCTTACAGATCTCTTAACCCTCAATTTCATCCCACCTTATTCACATAATCGAAATAGTTCTGCCTCTGatgtcacatttattttaatactcGGAGAATAATAACTttgctccccaccctccactaATGTGGGAAGTCCTTTTTGCCATGGGTGCCCCTCCCCAGACATCTCTGAGTCTCATGCTCCGCTCTAAAGCTCACACTGATTCCCCTCGGTGAAAGCTGTGTCCCAGCTGCCACCTGAAGTGGGTACTGAAGATTTAGGAAACTGAAGGAAACCACAGCAAAGAGGCTGGTATCTGCTGCCAAAGGAGGCCATGCCCACCGGAGCCTGGTCCATCTTGGGGAGGGAGCGTTCTCTCCACCTACCTAATCCTGCCTGCAGACCCACCTCACAAACACGTCCTACCCTGAGCGGGTGGTCTAGAGCCCTCCTTAACCACTCCGGACTCACTGGCCTCAAAGTTTCTCCACTGCCCTCAGGGAAACCCCTCCACCTATGCTGCTTTTAGATCCTTAATGTAAAGGGTGAGCGTGTCATTTGAGGAAGGGGTGGAAGAAAGAGACTGATGGTTCCCAGGACAGGATCAGGACTTGGGGAATTGGCTATTTGGAAAATCTGGGCTCTAGCACAACTTTCCTAAATTCTGTGTGGCCTCCACTGGCAAGCTGCTCTGAGACACTGCTTGAATGAGAAACACACACATGTCCACACACCGTCATCTGCACAACGCACAGCCCAAAGCCAGTACCTAGAAGAGAGGCTTCGGAGGCAGCCTGTCAGTGCACGCTAAGCAGCCTTTGCGAGACTGCGCTGCCCCCGGTGGAGATGCAGGCCTCCCTTGCAGGCAGCGTCTTGGTTACCCTCACTCGCTTGTTGTGGCGTGGGGCTCCGGAGTAAAGCTGCCATCTGAAGCCTTGAAGGGGAGCCAGAGCCGCATCTGGCTTTGAAGTGACAGTGCTTCTGATCCTACCTCCCAAGACTTCAAAGCATAAGGGGCCACATTTCTGTCGTGACTCATGATTGAGGTGCCACGTGGCCTTTTCTGCAACAGCTTCGCAAGGAGGGCACATCTCGCCAGCTCTGGGCCCAGGAGGGAGTGCTCAGAGCTGAAGTGTGGGCAGAGGGACATCTGTTTTGTCCTTCCacttcaaactcctggagtcCCTCTTGACCTGCTCTCTGCACTTCCTCAAATGGCCGTTCATGGCCTGTGCCCTGAGAAGCCAGAAAAGCCAGCTCTGGGTGGAAAAAGCCAGTGGGGCCTGTGATGGTAGTTTCGGGGGAGTGGCCACCCCAGAAAAGGCACTATTTTGTGTGCCTTTAGGTCCTCTGTCAAAGGACTCAAAGCTAACTTCACTGTGAAGCTGAGAAGAACCTAGGAGAATCCACCCTGGGAGGGTTGTCAAGTGGTCCCAGCCAGGCTTTATTTGGCCCTGGAAAGTCGCTGTCTGCAATACAACTGACCCTCAAGGACAGACAAAGGGTGGCCTGGCGTGGGCATCCCCACACAGCTCCTTCTCCTATGGGGATGTCCGCATCCCCACCTCTTTGTGTTCTGCATGACAGCCTCTTCTCACACCAACACAGGGGCTGTGGCTCTGCCCAATTTCTTTCCACACTGGTCTATTAACCAAATCCTTTCTGACCCCTAGGAATCTCTACAACTGTTGCCAGGCCTAAGTCATTTCAAGCACCCGTGCAACCATCATTCCTTTGTGGTCACTTGCTAGAAGCATGTCATCTTACTCTTCCAGGCATCTTTAGTATCCCTTGGCAGTTACATAGTATTAGCATCATGACTTTCAGCATCTGAGGGTCCCCAGAGAGGTAACTGTCTTTCTCTGTTCTCCTCAGTGGCGGGGTTGGACATACAGTTGACAAATGCATCTTGTGGACTGACATTTTCCAAGTCAGATCCTCTTTGGGGGCTGAGGGGAGGTGGTCACTACTCTGAGGGGGTGTGGCCTATATGGGGGGGTGGCTCCTAGTTGAGCAGGATATGGTTCAATACAGCAAAGATGTCTCCCTTGGCCCTCAGCCCCCAGGCCATGAGCAGCTGCACTCAGGATTGTAGGGAACAGCTGAGGCCAGAGCCTAGCAGTTCACGGCTGCCAGGAGCTCCCCAGAGGTCCGCAGACTTCACTGTGAAGCACCAAGAAGAACCCAGGAGAATCCACCCTGGGAGAGTCACAGTCCCTCCACCGGAGgtcagagaagggagggaagggccaCCCGTGGAGGACCTCTAGAGACTGGCCCTGTGTCTTCAGCCCCTCAGTGGTCAGCAGGCCTCGTGCTGGGCCCCCCACCCACATGTATGCACAGGAGCCAGGGCCTATGGAAGCTGCTGCAGTGTCACAGGGCCGTGGGACAAGGTagcaggggcagggtggggttGGCTGCAGCTGGGTATGTGGGGTCTGTGCAGCCTGGCTGCTGCTACGGAGAACCCACATGGATGCAGGGGAGTGGGAACTAGACCCCGAAGGTCTGGCTCCTGATCACCTGGACAGGCCCAGCTGTGCTCCTGAGCAGCAAGGGCCACTCCCTACAGCCCACACTTGGTGGCCAGGTGGCTGCTGAGGAGATCAAGATTGCTGGGTGACCTGGCAGGGGCCATCTGAGGTCTGCTTTTCTCTGAGGCCAGTAAGCGTAGTCCAagacaaggtcacacagcatcACATGAATCTATTTATTTGGCGAATCAGGTTAATGAAGTCGTTTTTTTCCAGTGCTAACCCTCCGCCCCTCCTGTGCCGCCGGGCGCCGCTGCCGGTCATGGGGCGGAATGGGTTGCAGCTGCGTGGGTCCAGACTCTCAGCCCTCCTGCCGAGCAGCCATAGTGGTCTGCAGCGTGGATCTGCACCCGCTCCCACAGATACGTGGGACAGTTTGGGTCCCCAAGGAGAAGAGGCCCTTCTTCCCACCATGTTTCGGGATGCGTCAGGGTCCCCAGGGCCCACCCACAGGTCCATAGTTGTCACATCACACTGAGACTGCTGATGCCCTCCAAGGACCTACCCCTTACGGTGGTACAGCTCATGGGTCCTGGCTCCCCTCCCTGACCCACCCTACATGATCAGTTCCACCTAGGAGGAGGTGCTCAGAGTGCCACCTGAGCACACAGCAGCGGGGGCTGCTCCTGAGAAGGCGGCTCCTGCTGGTCCATGGCTCTTAGGCCAGCCAGGAAAGGCTCTCAGGTGGAAAGCAGCTCAGCCAGTTTCCCCCTTCATCCTGCACTCCCTGCGGGCTTCAGACCTAGGGTCATTGCTCGgcttccctccttctcctcttccttttcctcctcctcctctgcaggTCCACGTTTATCCAAATCCCTCTCTTCTCCCCGTCCTGCCGCCACCCCTCCCgagcccttcccacctccccacatGGGTCCAGATCCTACGGTAGACAGCAGTTGCTTTTCCTCCGAAAGACCTTGCTCACACAAAGTCTCATCAGTCACTCATCATCCCACTCACTTGGTCGTGCAAACCACCCCACAACTGATCCTTCTCATCATTTCATTCTCCGGGGCAGCTGAGTCATCAGAAGTCTTCCGCTGTCACTGCGCACTCCTCCTCCAGGTCCTTAGAGAAGACATCCAGGCGTGACTCAGTTGTTTACAGTTTCCTGGGGACTGCAGGGACTCCCCACCCTGCCTTCTTTCTCAAgcctccccaacctccctcccAACCACCGCTTGTGCCTAGCTGCCTCATcttctccctcccagctgctggggagggaaTGGCTCGACGGGCAGTGCCACAGGTGCCAGCTGCCCAGCCAGGATGCAGGTGAGCAAGACAGCACCTCCTCCACCTTCATATGGTGGAACCAAGGCAGGCCTGATTCTCTGCCATTGTTTTCAAGGAAACGTGTAATGTGCAACTTCACAGCCTGTTCAAGATAAAAAGCGAGTCAGGGGTCTCCCCTCTCCCGGGGCCGTCTCCCACTGCCTCTCCTCGCCCTGGGCTGGCACCAACACCCTATCCTGTGGCCATCCCGATGGCAATGGGGGAGGGGCTGTCTGCTTCCTTCCCCAGGAGTGTCCTGTCCCTTCACGGCTCTTGGATGTCATCAACACCACACTCGGTCATTCTGCAGCCTTCTCACGGGCACAGAAAGGTCCGGCTGGCTTCCTTCACCTTTCTGAGGCCCACTGGAAACTTGGGTGATCCACACACGCTTGCCCAGCCCCAAACACTACCCCATTGGCTGTCATCTCAGTGAGGCTTTTGGCAACACAGAAGGCACTGGAACACGCAAGTCTGCTTCATCCTGGGACACCCAGACTAAAAAGGGGCTTCATTCATCCCTGCCACCCTAGCTGTGCCCAGGACCCTCTCCCCCATAACTGACTCTCTTAGTTCCCTCCTctacttcctctctctttttctctcttctttccagaACCTCCCAGTCTAACAGAAAAATGGGAAGAGTTGGAAAGACCTTGTCCACATAGTCTCATTCTTTCTTAATTCTTCTGCTCTATAGTTTCTGGACTTAGAAATCAATAATTCACCTAGTTTGGGGTTCTTCAGAGACCCCTGAACATTGGGTGGTACATGTGGAGCTGTCCGGACACTGGAAAAAAGGTCTTGGGGGTATAATGAGCAAAGCTGGCACTCAATGGACATCAAAGAGAAGCATATCAGTGAAGACAGCATGGATCATTCCGCCACATCAAACCCTGGAACTCAATATCCGTTTCCAGAATTCGGGGTCAGGACTTCCTTCCCTGAGCAGGGTGTCCTTCCCTTAGCCCCGGGAGATCGTGGTGTCCAGCTGGACCCTGGAAGGCCGGTGGGCTTTGATGTTCATGCGGAATTCCTTGATGACAAAGTAGTAGCAGAAAACATCCAGGCAGCAGTTGATGTTGGAGAAACACATGGACAGTTGCAAGAAGAAGCTGATCCTCTGCTTGGCTCTGCACTCTACGATAAAGCCGTTCCTCACCAGGAACTGCAGGAAGAACCCCAGGTGGACTGGGAGGAAGGAGACCACAAAGACGGCCAGGCTGACTGCAATGGTGTAGATGCAGGCTCTCTGCTGCACCCAGTCCTGGGTGTGGTCGCGGCGGCCCAGCAGGATGTGGATGCTCCTGGAGGAGCAGAAGCCCATGATGCCCATGGGAAGGAGGAAACCAAACACCTCCAGCGGGAAGACCACCTTCGCACTCCAGGTACTGTCAGACATGTTGTGGAAGCACATGTAATTCTCCACTGTCCCATGGAAACTATAGACAGGGATGCTCCCGGTCCACACCAGGACCCAGATGGTGCAGCAGATCCCAAAGGTCTTCCTGGGGGACCGGAGGTGGTTGACCAGGAGTGGGTACCGGATGGCCAAGAACCGGTCAATGCTGATGAAGCAGATGGTGAAGACACTTCCGTACATGCTGATGAAATAGAGGCACTCCACCAGGGTGCACAGGGACGGGAAGGGGGGCCGCACATTGGACAGGACCATCTTGAACGGGAGGGAGAGCACCAGCAGCAGGTCAAAGACCGCCAGGTTGATCATGTAGATGGAGGTGGCAGCGTAATCGGGCCACCTCTTCTTCAGGAAGGAGCTGAAGCCGAAGATGGCCAGCAGGTTGAGAAGCAGGCCCAGGAGGAAGGTGGGGATGTGGACTGTCAGCTGCAGGGTTTTCATCAGCTCGTTCACGCCCTCGAAGGAGCAGTTCCCGCTGGTGTTTGGCTGGCTCATGTTTCTTCCTACGACACCAACAACAGATCAGATGGGACTTCTTTCACTCTCTTGAAGTGTCGGATTCAAATGACTTTGTCAAGAATAACAAACACCTCCCGGCATCACACAGCAATTCATGCCCACTGAGTCACAACTAgaacacagaaaagcaaaatgcCCTTGAATCCCGCTGGCCAGACACAACCACTGCTACTTTTCATGTGTATCAATCCAGACTCCCTTTCTCACTCTTTCAACCAtatgcacatttttcttttacaaatatgGAACCCTGCTGTGCATGGACAGCTGTCTTTTAAACCAGAACTCCTTTTGTTGAAAGAAGTAACAACATGTATCCCGACCCAACAGGCTTTGGCAAAGAGAATTTCACACAATGGAAACCATGAAAACTAGTTCAGGGCTGACTTCAGGAACAGCTGGATCAGGGATTCAAATGCTGTTTCCAGGGTTCAGCTCCTCTTGTCCCTTCTGTCTTCCCCCACCCACTTTCCTGATGGTTGGTAGAGTTGACCTGCAATGAGGGGTGACTGACACCAGAGCATCACATTCCCCTGGACACAGTAGTTGGTTAGTTCATTGGTTCAGGGGCAGACGCTTGACTCTCCGAGAGGCCATGATAAGCAACACAACTTTTGCTTGGGCTTGCAGGCAGAGGGTTGGAGTCTCATCGGGGATTCTGAGGCCTAGAGCTGCTGCTGCCCCATGTACTCCAAAGAGAAAACGGAGGTGTGGGAGAAAGAGGATTCCCAGGGGGAGTGAAGCATGGGCCTGAGGTCTCCACATGGTAAGGAAAGGCCTGTAGTCAGGCAGAAAATTACAAGTGGCCTCAGAGACAGGAGGACCAAGGCTGCAGATGTGGTTGCACACGGGTGTGGTCGCACACGGGTGTGGTCTGAGCCTGGGCAATTTGGGATAAGGGGGTGAATGCCTTTTGGTGTTCTGTATCAAAGTATGGAGTTCTGGAGCAAGACAGAACCAAGTGTTCAACCCAGGCGTCCAGAACAGAGGCTGCTAGAAAGAGGATTCAAATATGACCCAACTTCCACCCTCTCCCAACTCGCCCACCTCTgcccccctccccactccctcctttctcacccactcttccctcttccctcaccACGCTGCTGGTGTACTCGACTTTGACTGGTCTTAGACACGGAACGTGCCACATTCACTAGTGCACAGGACCACGGCATTGGCCTGGCGTCTTCCTTAACTGCTTCAGCAGCAAGCAGCTGGCTGAGCAAGTACAGCCAGGTCCTGCCATGAGACCTGCCTTCCTGTGCTGCTCTCACCTTCCATGACTTCTTGCCTAGCAGGGGCTGAGATCCCAAGATGTCGATGCAGCAGGGAGGAGACATCAGCATGGACTCCTACCAGAGAATCCTGTACGAGTGACCACggcagctattattattttgtatgattattattattttgagatggagtctccctttgtcgcccaggctggagtgcaatggggcgatctcagctcactgcaacctctgcctcctgagttcaagtgcttctcctgcctcagcctcctgtgtagctgggattacaggcatgcaccatcacatctggctaatgttttgtatttttagtagagatgaggtttcaccatgttagccaggctggtctcaaactcctgacctcaggtaatctgcacacctcggtctcccaaagtgctgggatcacaggcaggagccaccacagctggtccTGCAACTTCCGTTATTAATAAATGCTTCCATGATTCATTATTTTTCACAGCTcctgttattaattttaaaagtagtcCATGCACTCAATAAGATATTCAAAGAGAACAAAAGAACATACATAAGGAAGTCGGCCTCCATTGTATCCTAAGGCCTCAACCGTCCTTTCCCAAGGCAGTCGTGGCTTCCAGCTTCTTGCATAATCCTCCCAGGCAGTTTCTAAATATAGGCCTATATGCAAATACATGCTTGCATACATATACACGTATGGCTtctttaaaatttggaaataatatgCCTACAGCTCCTATCTCTGGCTTTTTCACTCAACAATGTTTCTTGGACATTGGTCTATGTCAGCATATGTGAATGTCTTGTTTGCCTCCCACGGTGTAGGTATACCAAAACTCATTTAGCCAGCAGCCTATTGATAAACATTTAGGTTTCTAGTGTTTTACCAGGAAACAATGAATTCCACAATAAGCATTCCTGTGACttatttctttgctgtgcagcTATTGCTAACAGAATTCTCATTCTGTTATTGTTTCTCATTCACTACTGGGAGTCTGTGAGCGGAAAAAATTGGGGTATTTTTGAAGATCTTACATGGAATACCATTCCCAAGCCCTCTCTGATccctaatgaaaaagaaaacagacagacagatagatagatagataatttatttatttttgagacggagtctcactctgtcacccagactggagtgcagtggcatgattttgtctcactgtaacctctgcctcccaggttcaagcaattctcctgtctcaacctcccaagtagctggaactacaggcatccatcaccacacctggctaatttttgtattttcagtagagatagggtttcaccatattggtcaggctggtctcgaactcctgacctcaggtgatccacccgcctataGATGGACATTTATAGGTACATAGATACTTCATCCATTCAGCACTAGGCACTAAACATTTAATGTACATTACTTGATTTGGTGGCTTTCTGAAGATTCTGTGCTTTCCAAGGTGTTAACTTTTCTCACGGATTTATGTCACGAGAGATCTAGGAAAATGTACTTCCTCATATTCAAAGCCCTGGTTTCCTGTGGTTTGTGGGACGGTTTGTGTAGGAGTAACTGCTCCTACTCAGGATCTGCAAGCTGGGGGTGGCTGCCTCCTCACCAAACAAGCTGAAATGGCCACAGGCCTAGCTCAAAAAATTACTAGAATAGCCTGGAACTCACAAGGTAAATTtcagaaagaatgaggaaggCAGGCCAAAGGCCAGTTTAGGTCTAAACAGAAAATGCTGCAACACCAAGGGGGAAGATGGAACTGGCTTGGAGAAGTTTCCTTTAAGACCAGAAAcagcagaaaaccaaaaaccacaaagATAATAGTGAAAACAAGTTTCTGTTTAAAGAGTTCCAGtaacattttggaaaagggaCTGAGGGTATCTCTCTTTGTCTGGGTCACACTCACCAATTAAGAAAAAGCAGCCATCAATGACGAAAGCTCAACACTCAGAGGCCCTTCCTGTCAACTGTTACCGGCAAACTCCACAGATGAGTCCACCATATTGCTGGTGGTTCAAAGTGGCCAAGGGAAAAAATCAGTGAGGCTCAAAGTCCAACCCAGACCCAGATGCAATGTGTGGCTGAATTGGGGGAATGAACGAATAACAACAGGAAAAAATGGTCTGGCAGAAAGCACACAACCTAGGGTGCTGGGATGAGTCTACTCTGACAGTGGTAGGTATATGCGTGGAAAATAGACACAATTTGGCCGACAGCATTCCCCAGTAGGATTATTCTGAAGGTCACATTTGAATTACAGACAGACTTCAGACAGAAGCTTCTCGGAGGGTAGTCTTTGAAGCCACAGAAGGCACTCTATGATCTGGCAAGAAATTAGGTTGAAAAAATACGGCCAGCTAATGGCAGAGTGAGCAGAGAATCTGAAAAGTTAATCTAAATTCCCTCTGGAAGTCCAAGGAAACCATCTTTTTGAGTCTTTTTCAAAAAAGCAGGAGCTTCACTGTATAAGATAAAAAGGCATCAATGTACTCCAGACTGCAGCAAGAGATGAAGCAGCGGTCACCCTTCTCAAAGAAGTTTGCTAAGAAAAGTCAGTCTACTCATGGGCAGGGAGGGGAACGAGGGTGGCGACAGCAACTAGCACCATTGACCTGGGACATGGGGCCATTCCATTGGCAGCTCCTGTTCTGGCCAACCCAGTGGTCTACCCCAGTCAATCAATAGTACTGTAGTTGGCTGGGTGGGAGCCTAAGTCCCTTCAGGTCCCCTGAGAAGCAGATGCTAAGGCAGTGTTAGACAACCCAACAGTTGAGCCGGGAAGTGCATGTGAAGGATAGCCGGGaaagggagcaggaggaggtggggtgAGCCTTCAGAACACCTGCAAGTCTGATGCTGTGAAAGGAGATGGGgaaagaaggccaaggtgggaaggacTCCAGACAGCAGTGCGGATCTCAGCCTGTCTTGGCCAAGCTGTGGGACATCTCTGAGCAAAGGTTGCCTGTTGGAGGAGCCCCATATTATCAGAAATCATCCCAGGCTAGTGTCTCTGCCTGGCTCAGGCACTGGCTAGGAGCAGCCCAAGGAGAGTGGTGTCAGCATCAATGTCACCATGGACCTGAAGCAGCAGAGCTGCACTGACTGTGGTTGGAGCTCCCAGCAGTCGTTCTCCGAAATTCCAGGGTGGTCTCAGCAACACCCCTGCAGAGATGCCAAGGGGCCATCCCAATGCTGCAACTGATGT from Callithrix jacchus isolate 240 chromosome 6, calJac240_pri, whole genome shotgun sequence encodes:
- the GPR55 gene encoding G-protein coupled receptor 55, which produces MSQPNTSGNCSFEGVNELMKTLQLTVHIPTFLLGLLLNLLAIFGFSSFLKKRWPDYAATSIYMINLAVFDLLLVLSLPFKMVLSNVRPPFPSLCTLVECLYFISMYGSVFTICFISIDRFLAIRYPLLVNHLRSPRKTFGICCTIWVLVWTGSIPVYSFHGTVENYMCFHNMSDSTWSAKVVFPLEVFGFLLPMGIMGFCSSRSIHILLGRRDHTQDWVQQRACIYTIAVSLAVFVVSFLPVHLGFFLQFLVRNGFIVECRAKQRISFFLQLSMCFSNINCCLDVFCYYFVIKEFRMNIKAHRPSRVQLDTTISRG